TTGAGCCTTTTCAACCCTTTTGCCCAACAAAATGCTAACTTTGCGTCCCAAAATTTGTTTTCATGACCATTAATATTACTTTTCCGGATGGAAGGGTGCAGGAATATCCTCAAGGAGTAACTGCACTTCAAGTAGCCCAGTCTATCAGTGAAGGACTTGCCCGCAATGTATTGTCAGCCAAAGTTAATGGCGAGGTAATAGATGCCACACGCCCCATTTCAATGGATTCAACTTTGCAATTGCTAACCTGGACTGATAAAGAAGGAAAGGCTACCTACTGGCATTCTTCTGCACATTTGATGGCAGAAGCAATAGAGGCGCTTTATCCCGGCACCTTATTTGGTATCGGTCCCGCCATAGAAAATGGATTCTATTACGACATAGATACTCAGGGCAAACAATTGTCTGGCCATGACCTGGCTCAGATTGAATCTAAAATGATTTCTCTTGCACAACAGAAATCAGATTATATCCGAAAAGAAATCGGAAAGTCAGACGCCATTGCATATTTTACTGAAAAGAAAGATCCTTATAAACTGGAACTTTTGGAAGGTCTTGAAGACGGACAGATTACATTTTATTCTCAAGGGAATTTTACAGATTTGTGCAGGGGCCCCCACATTCCAAATACAAGCTTTATCAAAGCTGCCAAATTAACTAATGTGGCAGGAGCGTATTGGCGTGGTGATGAGACCAGACCACAGATGACCAGAATTTATGGGATTACTTTCCCTAAACAAAAAGAACTTGAGGAGTATCTCGTCTTGCTCGAAGAGGCCAAGAAAAGGGACCACCGCAAGCTGGGTCAGGAATTGGAATTATTTATGTTCTCTGACCGGGTAGGTGCCGGTTTACCCATATGGCTGCCAAAAGGAACCGCCCTCAGACAAAGACTGGAAGATTTTCTGAAAGCTGAACAGATTAAAAGAGGCTACACCCCTGTCATTACTCCACATATTGGACACAAGAATCTTTACATTACAAGCGGTCACTGGGAGAAATACGGGAAAGATTCTTTTCAGCCGATACTTACTCCAAGAGAAGGCGAGGAATTTCTTCTAAAACCGATGAACTGCCCTCATCATTGTGAAATTTTTGGACACAAACCAAGGTCTTACAAAGAATTACCTATAAGGATTGCGGAGTTTGGGACTGTCTACAGATATGAACAAAGCGGGGAATTACACGGATTAACCAGGGTGCGCTGTTTCACCCAGGATGATGCCCATATTTTTTGTACGGATGATCAGGTTAAGGCAGAATTTTTGAATGTTTTAGATTTGACCATGTACGTCATTAAAAAGCTTGGATTTGAGCATTTTACCGCACAAATCAGCCTCAGAGATCCGGAAAACAAAGAAAAATATCTAGGTTCTGATGAAAATTGGATAAAGGCTGAACAGGCCATCATAGATGCTACCAAAGAAGTTGGACTTCCGACAACCACAGAATTGGGAGAGGCCGCTTTTTATGGTCCTAAACTGGACTTCATGGTAAAGGATGCCCTGGGAAGAAGTTGGCAATTGGGAACCATTCAAGTTGATTACAACCTTCCTGAACGCTTCCAACTGGAATACATAGGTGCAGATAATTCCAAACACCGTCCTGTTATGATACACAGGGCTCCATTTGGTTCGATGGAGCGATTCATCGGAGTATTGACCGAGCATTGTGCCGGTAAATTTCCACTTTGGCTGGCTCCTGAACAATATGGCATACTTACCGTCAGTGATAAGTATCAGGAATATGCTGAATCTGTCCATGATTTGTTGCAAGAACAGGGCCTTCGCGGATTTATTGATGATCGTGTAGAATCCATTGGGAAAAAAATCAGGGATAATGAAGTGAAGAAAATTCCTTTCATGTTGATCGTCGGCGAAAAAGAACTCAATGATCAATCCATTTCCGTCAGAAAGCAGGGTTCAGGAGATCAGGGTAGTCAGACTCCGCTTGAATTTATAAACATGATTAAAGAGCAGTTGTAAGTATCGGTTTTTAGAAAGGATCCTTCAAATGGATTTCAAAGACCAGGTATTGGGATTTTTATCCGGAGTGAATGAAAATCTGCCATTGTTACCCGATGGAATTAATCTTCTTGAAACTTCTCTCGGATCAATAGCAGAGCCCTACATACGCCACTTTTATACAAAATTCTATTCTGATCAAAAACAGAGAAAACTGATTCTTGGTATCAATCCTGGCAGACATGGTTCAGGTACAACAGGGATTCCATTTACGGATGCTTTTCATTTAGCACATGATTGTAATATTTCAAACAATCTTCAAGGCAAAGAATTGTCAGCCCAATTTATGTATGAAATGATGGAGGCCTACGGAGGCGTAAATAAATTTTATCAACAGTTTTTTATCTCTTCCGTTTGCCCTCTGGGTTTTACAAAAATGGGTAAGAACTACAATTATTATGATGATCCTGAGTTTTCACTAAAATTGACAGAATATATAGTACACCAGATGAAGCGCCTTTTAAGATTGCCAGTTGACAAAGAAATTATCTATTGTCTTGGGGAAGGTAAAAACCACCAATTGAATAATACCAAGAGTTAAAAATATTTTACTTTTATGCCAATTATGAAAAAAGGAGTTGCTTTGTGGCATGATTGTCAAAACCGTGTTAATTCCAGTTTCTTTTTTACAACCAAATGAACAAAGAAACTATTACTATTTGTCTCTAAGATAATAAAAATCCTTTACCATATTACTACAATCTTCTCAACTTGACTAAACTCCTCCCCCTGAATCTTTAATACATATTCACCATTTGGAATTTCACTAGGTAATTCCATGAAATATTGTGCTCCTTGTTGTGGTTGAAATTTAGATGTATGCAATACTGTGCCAGAAAGA
This region of Candidatus Vicinibacter affinis genomic DNA includes:
- the thrS gene encoding threonine--tRNA ligase, coding for MTINITFPDGRVQEYPQGVTALQVAQSISEGLARNVLSAKVNGEVIDATRPISMDSTLQLLTWTDKEGKATYWHSSAHLMAEAIEALYPGTLFGIGPAIENGFYYDIDTQGKQLSGHDLAQIESKMISLAQQKSDYIRKEIGKSDAIAYFTEKKDPYKLELLEGLEDGQITFYSQGNFTDLCRGPHIPNTSFIKAAKLTNVAGAYWRGDETRPQMTRIYGITFPKQKELEEYLVLLEEAKKRDHRKLGQELELFMFSDRVGAGLPIWLPKGTALRQRLEDFLKAEQIKRGYTPVITPHIGHKNLYITSGHWEKYGKDSFQPILTPREGEEFLLKPMNCPHHCEIFGHKPRSYKELPIRIAEFGTVYRYEQSGELHGLTRVRCFTQDDAHIFCTDDQVKAEFLNVLDLTMYVIKKLGFEHFTAQISLRDPENKEKYLGSDENWIKAEQAIIDATKEVGLPTTTELGEAAFYGPKLDFMVKDALGRSWQLGTIQVDYNLPERFQLEYIGADNSKHRPVMIHRAPFGSMERFIGVLTEHCAGKFPLWLAPEQYGILTVSDKYQEYAESVHDLLQEQGLRGFIDDRVESIGKKIRDNEVKKIPFMLIVGEKELNDQSISVRKQGSGDQGSQTPLEFINMIKEQL
- a CDS encoding DUF4918 family protein, giving the protein MDFKDQVLGFLSGVNENLPLLPDGINLLETSLGSIAEPYIRHFYTKFYSDQKQRKLILGINPGRHGSGTTGIPFTDAFHLAHDCNISNNLQGKELSAQFMYEMMEAYGGVNKFYQQFFISSVCPLGFTKMGKNYNYYDDPEFSLKLTEYIVHQMKRLLRLPVDKEIIYCLGEGKNHQLNNTKS